The following are encoded together in the Patagioenas fasciata isolate bPatFas1 chromosome 7, bPatFas1.hap1, whole genome shotgun sequence genome:
- the ZNF142 gene encoding zinc finger protein 142 isoform X2 — protein sequence MELPGALLASASKGQSELEASKPPGAGTQEASAPERLPCPVCQETFTQASELKEHFKSHRFAPGALPCPAKGCCFATEDRKQLRSHLRRLHGASPVSCAYRACPLLFPSRPAMEQHHRTHFPFHCSRCDFVTANAKLFWQHRKGHAVEPLAENPMTGSPPGSAPHGLEQPCVLLSGAEGQEEAGNCHPGWEATAAEDRLAKPTGTGEGFLEGQKASAGEGDLDSGGDESPEEDGESPCEGEAKEDRKATPKKARVPQTQHFRGDVVEGSEYLYKTHMCPECKRCFKKRTHLVEHLHLHFPDPSLQCPNCHKYFTSKSKLKIHMMRETGEKTHRCPLCHYSSVEKNALNRHMASMHEDISNFYSDVYSCPVCKEKFRLSQALKEHLKTHKAEPKRLSCFQGGCDYCAEDRKEFVRHLKDAHGIKAVECKYHACSLLFGTAEAMEAHRKTHYAFHCQQCDFICSNKHVFRKHKKQGHPGSEQLQCSFCPYATFNPVEFHDHVGKMHANEKIHKCSECAFATAHKRVLIRHMMLHTGEKPHKCELCDFTCRDVSYLSKHMLTHSNDKNFMCTECGYITKWKHYLNVHMRKHTGDLRYQCNQCSYRCHRADQLSSHKLRHQGKSLICEVCGFACKRKYELQKHMQAKHSQNYQVPIFQCQYCTYQTKYKQALLNHENCKHTKQKEFRCALCSYCTFSNTSLFFHKRKIHGYVPGDKDWLENYASKELEVSSSETLFGCELSAVLHVGANSPLTNKEQWAKVKPSQLECQGEEGYQRAFLVPLLGQGTTPPERGGEVKRGVGKGEQNGPTAGDAVGDDCVQGDAATGSTELAASGDMAESCALDLEALNASSDPILDHLTGESCVTQPESVEILSCKEPPTAYEMLGSQEDLGLEDNDNTLEDIPNFEEEEADVQEDEAVRLVNRASAGDSQGKDLQSQAMGQVEGSCSGHHKLVAETEMRETSQAELPEAWLSVLKVAEQNHSPLPEDAATSDDNARGSSESVLKALRKQDKEQAETLVLEGRVQMLVVQSERQIFKCEKCSYITRKEKSMTLHSKASCQSRRAPLLCHECGASFKQQRGLNTHLLKKCPVLLKKNKILKPAGLALPRLCQHADQPSDNGAETAESDRGGSEVSGDAESPWEAELTPDKMQAVGSSLAGEETLGCPAPEKLLLGDSTEVAEEPLQQGDRAEPGGAVCPPSQPGKPLEKYRVEGGKLHCNACSFVCSRVSTITSHVEDGCRSLEQFWCSLCPEAFCSQRALKSHHAEKHVVYPTENGPQSTELPEGDRASAETGQPSEPPLGAAPPKSTLPKRRRFSCPTCPFTCHQERAMKTHKKRGCVSLGEFRCASCSFTSKVAKALRLHRRLHRKHYSKRPQLQCCQCEFTCKQARCLRQHVRIKHEGIKPHKCHYCEFSTTRRYRLEAHQSLHTGVGRIACGICSQTFGTNSKLRIHRLRVHEKTPTHFCPLCDYSSYLQNDITRHVNSCHCGELNFGCSCCEARFSSETALKQHVLRRHEEKVSYSCLHCGFMCHSEATLKCHLQKQHPHLECSTCKETFPTREALEEHKTQHFSHRCELCSFAAKERQQLVRHYVESHEPATPQDKPLRCPFCDFTCCHQLVFDQHMKGHGGTRVYKCSDCEYTTKNRQKITWHIRIHTGEKPYKCHLCKYACADPSRLKYHMRIHKEERKYLCPDCGYKCKWVNQLKYHMTKHTGLKPYHCDECEYRTNRADALRVHKETRHRDARSFICEQCGKAFKTRFLLKTHLKKHSEEKPYVCNTCGRAFRWAAGLRHHYLTHTNEHPFFCRYCPYKAKQKFQVIKHIQRHHPEREAGDPSQGVGKDPSTPTVHLHAVQRESQASGPPRTEQEGPAEKDSASQ from the exons ATGGAGCTCCCTGGGGCACTGTTGGCTTCTGCCAGCAAGGGACAGAGTGAGCTGGAGGCCTCAAAGCCACCTGGAGCAGGCACACAGGAGGCCTCTGCTCCCGAGCGCCTGCCATGCCCCGTCTGCCAGGAGACGTTCACGCAGGCCAGCGAACTCAAAGAGCACTTCAAGTCCCACCGCTTCGCACCAGgagccttgccctgccctgcaaagGGCTGCTGCTTTGCCACAGAGGACCGCAAGCAACTGCGCAGCCACCTGCGCCGCCTGCACGGGGCCTCCCCTGTGTCCTGTGCCTACCGTGCCTGCCCCCTGCTCTTCCCCAGTCGCCCGGCCATGGAGCAGCACCACCGCACACATTTCCCATTCCACTGCAGCCGCTGTGACTTTGTCACAGCCAATGCCAAGCTCTTCTGGCAGCACAGGAAGGGTCACGCTGTGGAGCCCCTGGCTGAGAATCCCATGACTGGCAGTCCCCCTGGCTCAGCCCCCCATGGCCTCGAGCAGCCCTGCGTCCTGCTGTCAG GAGCagaagggcaggaggaggcagggaaCTGCCACCCTGGCTGGGAAGCCACCGCAGCAGAAGACAGGCTGGCAAAGCCTACAGGCACTGGGGAGGGCTTCTTGGAGGGACAAAAAGCATCAGCTGGAGAAGGAGACTTGGACAGCGGAGGGGACGAGTCGCCAGAGGAGGATGGTGAGAGCCCCTGTGAAGGCGAGGCCAAAGAGGACAGGAAGGCAACTCCCAAGAAAGCCAGGGTGCCACAGACACAGCACTTCAGAG GGGATGTTGTGGAGGGCTCTGAGTACCTCTACAAAACCCACATGTGCCCCGAGTGCAAGCGGTGCTTCAAGAAGCGCACACATCTGGTGGAACACCTCCACCTGCACTTCCCCGACCCCAGCCTGCAGTGCCCCAACTGCCACAAGTACTTCACCAGCAAAAGTAAGTTGAAAATCCACATGATGCGGGAGACAGGCGAAAAGACCCACCGCTGCCCACTCTGCCACTACAGCTCAGTGGAAAAGAATGCCCTCAACCGCCACATGGCCAGCATGCATGAGGACATCTCCAACTTCTACTCTGATGTCTACTCCTGCCCTGTCTGCAAGGAGAAGTTTCGACTTAGCCAGGCCCTCAAAGAGCACTTGAAGACTCACAAAGCTGAGCCTAAGAGGCTGAGCTGCTTCCAGGGGGGCTGCGACTACTGTGCAGAGGACCGAAAGGAGTTTGTCCGTCACCTCAAGGATGCTCATGGCATCAAGGCGGTGGAGTGCAAGTACCACGCATGCTCACTGCTCTTTGGCACAGCCGAGGCCATGGAGGCTCACCGAAAAACCCACTACGCCTTCCACTGCCAGCAGTGCGACTTCATCTGCTCCAACAAGCATGTTTTccgcaagcacaagaagcaggGGCACCCAGGCAGCGAGCAGCTCCAGTGCAGCTTCTGCCCCTACGCCACCTTCAACCCCGTGGAGTTTCATGACCACGTGGGCAAGATGCACGCCAACGAGAAGATCCACAAGTGCAGCGAGTGTGCCTTTGCCACCGCACACAAGAGGGTGCTCATCCGGCACATGATGCTGCACACTG GAGAGAAGCCTCACAAGTGTGAGCTCTGCGACTTCACGTGCCGGGACGTGAGCTACCTGTCCAAGCACATGCTGACCCACTCCAATGACAAGAACTTCATGTGCACAGAGTGCGGGTACATCACCAAGTGGAAGCACTACCTGAACGTCCACATGCGCAAGCACACCGGAGATCTCCG GTACCAATGCAACCAGTGCTCATACCGGTGTCACCGTGCCGACCAGCTAAGCAGCCACAAGCTGCGGCACCAGGGCAAAAGTCTGATCTGTGAGGTGTGTGGCTTTGCCTGCAAGCGCAAGTACGAGCTGCAGAAACATATGCAGGCCAAGCATTCACAGAACTACCAGGTGCCCATCTTCCAGTGCCAGTACTGCACCTACCAGACCAAGTACAAGCAGGCGCTGCTGAATCATGAGAACTGCAAGCATACCAAGCAGAAGGAATTTCGCTGCGCCCTCTGCTCCTACTGCACCTTCAGCAACACCAGCCTCTTCTTCCACAAGCGCAAGATTCACGGCTACGTCCCTGGTGACAAGGACTGGCTGGAAAACTAtgccagcaaggagctggaggtcAGCTCATCTGAGACGCTCTTCGGCTGCGAGCTCAGTGCAGTCCTGCATGTGGGTGCCAACTCCCCTCTCACCAACAAGGAGCAGTGGGCAAAGGTGAAGCCATCCCAGCTGGAGTGCCAGGGGGAAGAAGGCTACCAACGAGCATTCCTGGTGCCTCTCCTCGGGCAGGGTACTACTCCGCCAGAGAGAGGCGGTGAGGTGAAGAGAGGGGTTGGCAAAGGGGAGCAGAATGGTCCCACCGCTGGTGATGCCGTGGGAGATGACTGTGTGCAAGGAGATGCTGCCACAGGCTCGACTGAACTTGCTGCTTCCGGAGACATGGCGGAGAGCTGCGCATTGGACTTGGAGGCACTGAATGCCTCGTCTGACCCCATCCTGGACCATTTGACTGGAGAATCCTGTGTGACACAGCCAGAGAGTGTGGAAATACTGTCCTGCAAGGAACCTCCCACAGCATATGAGATGCTGGGCTCCCAGGAAGACCTTGGTTTGGAGGACAATGACAATACGCTCGAAGACATCCCAAACTTTGAGGAAGAAGAAGCAGATGTACAGGAGGATGAGGCGGTGAGGCTGGTCAACAGGGCATCAGCAGGAGACAGCCAGGGAAAAGACTTGCAAAGTCAGGCCATGGGTCAGGTCGAGGGGTCATGCTCAGGCCACCACAAGCTGGTGGCAGAGACAGAGATGAGAGAGACCAGCCAAGCTGAGCTGCCAGAGGCTTGGCTCAGTGTGCTGAAGGTGGCAGAACAGAACCACTCGCCTCTCCCAGAGGACGCAGCCACCTCTGATGACAATGCCAGAGGCAGCTCGGAGTCAGTGCTGAAGGCGCTGCGGAAGCAGGACAAGGAGCAGGCGGAGACGCTGGTGCTGGAGGGCAGGGTGCAGATGCTGGTGGTGCAGTCAGAGAGACAGATTTTTAAGTGTGAGAAGTGCTCGTACATCACGCGGAAGGAGAAGTCCATGACCCTGCACTCCAAAGCCAGCTGCCAGAGCCGCCGGGCCCCGCTCCTGTGCCATGAGTGTGGTGCCAGCTTTAAGCAGCAAAGGGGGCTCAACACCCATCTCCTCAAGAAGTGCCCGGTCCTCCTGAAGAAGAACAAGATCCTCAAACCAGCTGGTCTGGCGCTGCCTAGGTTGTGCCAACATGCTGACCAGCCCAGTGATAATGGTGCAGAAACAGCAGAGAGTGACAGGGGAGGTTCAGAGGTGTCTGGGGATGCTGAGAGCCCCTGGGAGGCTGAACTTACGCCTGATAAGATGCAGGCAGTAGGCAGTTCCTTGGCTGGGGAAGAGACCTTGGGCTGCCCTGCCCCTGAAAAATTGCTGCTGGGTGACAGCACAGAGGTGGCAGAAGAGCCTCTCCAGCAAGGGGATAGGGCTGAGCCAGGTGGTGCCGTTTGTCCTCCTTCCCAGCCTGGGAAACCGTTGGAGAAATACCGGGTGGAGGGAGGGAAGTTGCACTGCAACGCCTGCTCCTTCGTGTGCTCCCGTGTCTCCACCATCACCTCCCATGTGGAGGATGGTTGCCGGAGCCTGGAGCAGTTCTGGTGCTCCCTGTGCCCCGAGGCCTTCTGCTCCCAGCGCGCACTCAAGAGCCACCATGCCGAGAAGCACGTTGTGTATCCCACAGAGAATGGACCCCAAAGCACTGAGCTCCCCGAAGGGGACAGGGCCAGCGCTGAGACAGGCCAGCCCAGTGAGCCTCCACTGGGTGCAGCCCCCCCAAAATCCACACTACCCAAGAGACGGCGTTTCTCCTGCCCCACCTGCCCCTTCACCTGCCACCAGGAGCGGGCCATGAAAACACACAAGAAGAGGGGCTGCGTGTCATTGGGCGAGTTTCGCTGCGCCTCCTGCTCCTTCACCTCCAAGGTGGCCAAAGCCCTGCGCCTGCACCGCCGGCTGCACCGCAAGCACTACAGCAAGCGGCCACAGCTGCAGTGCTGCCAGTGCGAGTTCACCTGCAAGCAGGCCCGCTGCCTGCGGCAGCACGTCCGCATCAAGCACGAGGGGATAAAGCCCCACAAGTGCCACTATTGTGAGTTCAGCACCACACGGCGCTACCGGCTGGAGGCCCATCAGTCCCTGCACACTGGCGTTGGACGCATCGCCTGCGGCATCTGCAGCCAGACCTTTGGCACCAACTCCAAGCTGCGCATCCACCGCCTGCGGGTACATGAGAAGACGCCCACCCACTTCTGCCCGCTCTGCGACTACAGCAGCTACCTGCAGAATGACATCACCCGCCATGTCAACAGCTGCCACTGCGGAGAGCTCAATTTCGGCTGCTCCTGCTGCGAGGCTCGCTTCAGCTCCGAAACGGCCCTCAAACAGCACGTCCTGCGGCGGCATGAGGAGAAGGTGTCCTACAGCTGCCTGCACTGCGGCTTCATGTGCCACAGTGAGGCCACGCTCAAGTGCCACTTGCAGAAGCAGCACCCGCACCTGGAGTGCAGCACTTGCAAGGAGACCTTCCCCACCCGGGAGGCACTGGAGGAGCACAAGACACAGCATTTCAGCCACCGCTGTGAGCTGTGCAGCTTTGCAGCCAAGGAGCGGCAGCAGCTGGTGCGGCATTACGTAGAGAGCCACGAGCCGGCCACCCCCCAGGACAAACCCCTGCGGTGCCCCTTCTGCGACTTCACCTGTTGCCACCAGCTCGTCTTTGACCAACACATGAAAGGCCACGGGGGCACCCGCGTGTACAAGTGCTCGGACTGCGAGTACACCACCAAGAACAGGCAGAAGATCACATGGCACATCCGCATCCAcactggtgagaagccctacaaGTGCCACCTCTGTAAATACGCCTGTGCCGACCCCTCGCGTCTCAAG TACCACATGCGGATCCACAAGGAGGAGCGAAAATACCTCTGCCCTGACTGTGGCTACAAGTGCAAGTGGGTGAACCAGCTCAAGTACCACATGACGAAGCACACAG GCCTGAAGCCGTACCACTGTGATGAGTGTGAGTACCGCACCAACCGGGCGGATGCCCTGCGGGTGCACAAGGAGACCCGGCACCGGGATGCCCGCTCCTTCATCTGCGAGCAGTGTGGCAAGGCCTTCAAGACTCGCTTCCTCCTCAAGACCCACCTGAAGAAGCACAGCGAGGAGAAGCCTTATGTCTGCAACACCTGCGGGCGGGCTTTCCGCTGGGCAGCCGGCCTGCGTCACCACTATCTGACCCACACCAACGAGCACCCTTTCTTCTGCCGCTACTGCCCCTACAAGGCCAAGCAGAAGTTCCAGGTCATCAAACACATCCAGCGGCATCACCCTGAGCGCGAGGCTGGTGACCCCAGCCAGGGGGTTGGCAAGGACCCCAGCACACCCACTGTCCACCTCCACGCCGTGCAGAGGGAGAGCCAGGCCAGCGGGCCccccaggacagagcaggaaggcCCTGCAGAGAAAGACAGCGCTTCACAGTGA